In one window of Macaca thibetana thibetana isolate TM-01 chromosome 5, ASM2454274v1, whole genome shotgun sequence DNA:
- the LOC126954713 gene encoding 60S ribosomal protein L31-like: MAPAKKSGKKKGCSAINDVVTQEYIISIHKRIHRVGFKKCAPGALREIRKFAMKEMGTPDVCINTRFNKTVWAKGIRNVPYRICVQLFRKCNEAKDSPNNLYNLVYI, from the coding sequence ATGGCTCCTGCAAAGAAAAGTGGCAAGAAGAAAGGCTGTTCTGCCATAAATGACGTAGTGACCCAAGAATACATCATCAGCATTCACAAACGCATTCACAGAGTGGGCTTCAAGAAGTGTGCCCCTGGGGCACTCAGAGAGATCCGAAAATTTGCCATGAAGGAGATGGGAACTCCAGATGTGTGCATTAATACCAGGTTCAACAAAACTGTCTGGGCCAAAGGAATAAGGAATGTTCCATACCGCATCTGTGTACAGTTGTTCAGAAAATGTAATGAGGCTAAAGATTCACCAAACAATCTCTATAATTTGGTATATATCTGA